A window of Populus trichocarpa isolate Nisqually-1 chromosome 17, P.trichocarpa_v4.1, whole genome shotgun sequence genomic DNA:
CTATAgacaatttattttatggtgCCGGTGGGGTGTCTTTTGGAGTGTTCATGTAGAAATTTGAAGCAGAGTAATGAAGAGACGTGAGACAGAGCAAAACAGAGTTATTCATTCATACCTCTTTCTTATGCTGTACATGTGTATATATAGAGTGGGAAAAACTTGTAGCAAAAAAAGACAATCATATCTAAACTACATAACAAATAAGTTATACTTGATGAGTTGCTGTCAATGGCTAGGTTTCAGAGAAAGACATGGCAGCTCCTCCTTTATGGGTATTGCTTGGAGTATCCGGTTAACCGGAAATAATTTGGTTTTCAATGATATAAAACGAAATATGAAGTCATGCTTCTCTTTAACCCTCCACTGGCTGTCCGCATGGTTACAAAATTACTGTGAAGAGCATTTCAATCGTTGCATTCACCAAGTTGAttgattctcattttttccTTTGTAGTGGTAGAAGACATCTATAGACGAAGGCAGCCATTTCTATCCATGgatgttatatatatacttcatccaaccaacaaaagagaagtaatatatttttctctgcAGACATATACAAACAAAGTTCTTCTCTGCAGTGAAGCCAATGTATGGGAGACCTGTGACtcctgactttttttttttaaattcgaatTAGCTTACGTATACTTCGATTAATTCTATCACACGGTCCTTAAAATTAACGGACTATATAAACCTTCAATATTCTTGAAAAGATTCGAATTCATGGTCATTAAATAGTAAACTCAACATTTAACTAGTTGAGTTACCTCTCAAGATTACTGATACCCTAACTCTTGTCTACACACTGCCGACGGTGCTAGtcaggggtgatcattttttgttcggttcggtttttattaaaaaaaagtaaacaaaccaatttttttaaaaaaaacaaaactggttcaaaccgatcggtttcggttcggttttttaggacaaaaaccggtttggctcgattttcttggttttggctctgtttttttagtttggatcGGTTTGTTCCGGTTtgggtccggttcggtttgtttttttggttttaggcttataaaaccgaaaccgaaccgaaccgaaccggccggttttttcaaaattttaatcggttttttttcactgttcggttttttcagttattttttttacagttttcttgatttttttgtttttttctcactatatcatatgtttttttttacagtaaagAAGGCTGGTGTTCTtactattagttttttttttattattataaattaaagatcATTAATGGAATCTGCTATGGAAAGAATATTCCGCAATtctaatttttagatttttttattccgACAGCAATTTTTAATGCTAGcaaaatatttcattgatatttttattgatattagaAATCATTAacgggataaaaaaaattaatgagcaaccttttaaagataatatttcatTAGTAATTCCATTGATATTTTCATTGGTgttagaaatcatcaataatttctaataataacaaaattctcTCTAAATACTGATAGAATACTCTTTTAGCATTCCTTAATTTTCTGCTAGTGTTTAACGTAAAtaacttctttttgtttttcaattaatcaaattatcatACTTTAAATTGCatactcatatatttttttacttcctttaaaaattaacttaaaaacttaTTGCACCAATGAGAACTAAATACCtttatcttgtaaaaaaaaaagtaggttgCAGTcgagaaataatttatttccattttaattttgtatttttggacaATTTTTTACCGttatcttgtaaaaaaaaaaagtaggttgCAGTcgagaaataatttatttccattttaattttgtatttttggacaattttttaaggttttttgggctaataaattattattttttaagttttaagggtgtttattagatttgtttttatgaaaataataaaaataaatttttaaataaaaagaacatcCTCTCAATTTTTAGTCACTTTTACTAGAATTTAGATGTGGAAGTTACACGtcatttgtttcttaaaaaaattagaaagatgagaagtttgaaaaaaaaaaaaaaaaaaaacctcgagaTGCAGGGCCTCGGCTAGCAAACCCTCATGCTTAGACTTATTTTTAAAGGTTCCATCTTGCTTAGCCACCTAGTACTGTGTGCCTtgcctttttttaaaatcttttttccaataattttggtgtgatttcttaaattttaattaatcaaatatttattagttatattattttattagattctTAAAGTGATTAAgtatatatttagatattattttagttaaagTCGATCATTTTTTACCATgtattttaataagatttttttttttatcagcaagCATTCTTTTTATACATcctatcatatattttttttcttaagcaaaattaacatgttgttttattgtgagggtctatttttttatcgtataattaaataaaattataaaaaataaagttattaaattcaattagatTCATGACTTGAATCGTTAGTGTAGTATGTTAACTCAGGTTGAATAGCTTCGATCTAAAATGTCCTcgacttaatattaaaaaaaatcatcttaaaatttttattgaagtCAAACTGAGTTTTGGTTGATCATCTGACTTACTTTTGAACTCATCAAGTCAACTGGGTTATATTATATTAACCTCCACATAATTATATCAGAAATTCTAGCTAACCAAATAGTTAAGTTGAGAGATTTTTAAATTGAGTCGTATGGGCTGAGGTTAATGACACTACCAAAGAGTTTTTGTGGCAATATTTGAATATTatgttattcttatttttttttttaatatactagtgtctaggttgtaattttttttataattcaaacttgcttttaaaataataataaaatgttgtCTGAAAACTAAATAGtttcgataatttttttttaaatgagcgTGTCAGCTAGACAAACAAATTCTAATTAGATagatattttttccttattttaaatCATCCAAATTCTTTTGGATATGTATTctactttcttttaatttttattaaatgaaagacATGTaggaagttaatttttttaataaaattaaaaatattaataaaagaaggaaatataatagaaaattagtttgtttaaacaaaatttaaattattatttcttataattaaaatattgttatataattaaatataaataattgaagagTTCTTTGTAATGTAAAAtcgaatattttaatttgtatttatttcagcttgacaatttattttttaatatttataggcacttataatttttaatttattttattaaatatatacatcaaattttaaatttacaaataaattttttttataactaaaaaatatattatcaatccttgtacaattttttttatatataaattttttagtatAGCATGTAGTAGCTCGGGTAGTATTTCATAAAGCACCGgccactaatatttttttattatcataaagaCAGTGTATACATACTGTATCGGATCGGTTGCACAATCATTATAGTCTCCTACCACCTTAAAGTCAACCTGTTAAACTACTTGTTGTTCTCCCACAAACTCAGACACACTAACTTCAGTGCTAGCCATGTCATCAACAGTGACGTCTGATAACGACAAGAAATAAGCATCTGGGGTGGTCTTTATCAGTTTGGTTAGCATTGCTCATCTTGTTCTTACCTGTAAAGGAGAGCGCTGAGAGAATCAACAGAAGGTGAGCTCCTGGAGAGATGAGAATTTCAAGGTCCAACATTAAGAATTGTTTCTTGGTATTTTGTGCAAGCCTTCTGGTTGCAAGAAGCTGCCATGGTTCTAAGCATGTTGCCTTATTTATCTTTGGAGATTCATTATATGATGCTGGAAACAATAAGTACATCGAAGATGCTCCTATCTTTTCAGATTTCTGGCCATATGGAGAAACCTTCTTTAAGCATCCCACAGGAAGGCCTTGTGATGGTCGATTAATTCCAGATTTTATTGGTAAGTTCATTACAGTTAAGAGCACCttaattcattcttttttgttctttcttttcttatttttatgaaatgttttgtGACAGCTCAATATGCAAATCTACCTTTAATTCCGCCATATCTACAACCTGGTGACCATCAATTTATGGATGGAGAAAACTTTGAGTCAAAAGGGGATCTTGTTCTCGCTGAAAATCTCCAAGGAATGGTATGTCTGtcatcatgttgtttttttcttggtggGGTCTTCAATGTTATTGATCCCCACCACTTTTcgtctttttataaattaattaaactcgAGATCTCTCTTAAATCTTCTAAAGGAATAATGagattcaatgatttttttcaaggtgATAAGCTCTGAAATACAACAACATCTACAATCCAGTAGTCATCGATTTATAAATGGAGTGAACTTTGCATCATCTGGAGCTGGTGCTCTTGTTGAAACTCATCATGGATGGGTATGTCAAGAATACAAAGTTTACTGTCTTAGATATGTTccataacttttgtttttggtttttcattttttcccatTTCTTGGAAGGTGATAAACCTTAGCACTCAACTAAGCTATTTCAAGCATATGAAAAGGCAGTTAAGGCTTCAACTAGGTGAAGCAGAAGCTAAAAAATTGCTGTCCACAGCGGTTTACATTTTCAGCATTGGAGGCAATGACTACTTTGCAGCTCTAACACCAACGCACAGTTTGCTTCAATTCTATTCAAGAGAAGAGTATGTTGGGATGGTTATTGGCAATATAACAACAGTGATCCAAGTAATTTAGCATGCTAAAGAAccattctttctcttctttccaaGTTGATCATGGATTATGATTGCGTAATTGTACTGTTCCAGGAAATATACAAGATAGGAGGAAGGAGATTTGGATTGTCAACGTTGATTGCTTTGGGTTGTCTACCATCCTTGAGAGCAGCTAAACAGGAAAAAACAGGTGTGTCAGGCTGCTTGGATGAAGCTACAATGTTTGCAAAGCTACACAACAGAGCACTCCCTAAAGCACTCAAAGAGCTTGAGGGACAACTAGAAGGATTTAGATACTCAATTTTTGATGCCTACGTTGCTGGAAGGGAGAGAATTAATAACCCTTCAAAATATGGTAATTCCTGTCTATAAgcattaaataattaaagatcAAGGTCCCTATATAGATTTCCTATCCTTGTTATGAATTTAA
This region includes:
- the LOC18106575 gene encoding GDSL esterase/lipase 1, with the translated sequence MRISRSNIKNCFLVFCASLLVARSCHGSKHVALFIFGDSLYDAGNNKYIEDAPIFSDFWPYGETFFKHPTGRPCDGRLIPDFIAQYANLPLIPPYLQPGDHQFMDGENFESKGDLVLAENLQGMVISSEIQQHLQSSSHRFINGVNFASSGAGALVETHHGWVINLSTQLSYFKHMKRQLRLQLGEAEAKKLLSTAVYIFSIGGNDYFAALTPTHSLLQFYSREEYVGMVIGNITTVIQEIYKIGGRRFGLSTLIALGCLPSLRAAKQEKTGVSGCLDEATMFAKLHNRALPKALKELEGQLEGFRYSIFDAYVAGRERINNPSKYGFKEVQEACCGSGPYRSFPTCGQKGYQLCDNASEYFFFDSAHPTESANNQFAKLMWSGSLDIAKPYNLKTLFEE